ATGTAGTCCACACCCAGCGACTGCAGCACCTGCGCCTCGGCGAAGTGACCGATCCGGGCCTTGGCCATCACCGGGATCGAGACCGCCTCGATGATCCCGTCGATCATGTCGGGGTCGCTCATCCGGGACACCCCACCCTGGGCGCGGATGTCGGCGGGCACACGCTCGAGCGCCATCACCGCGACCGCGCCGGCGTCCTCCGCGATCTTCGCCTGCTCCGGGGTGACGACGTCCATGATGACCCCACCCTTGAGCATCTCGGCCATGCCGCGCTTGACCCGGGTGGTGCCCTGCCCAGAAGTGGGCTCTGCCTGCTCGCTCATGGCACCAATCGTACGGCCGCGGGCCGCCGGGACTACGCCTGGGGCTCCCCCGTGGGCGGCTCGGTCGCCGCCTCCGCCGCGAGGGCCTGGCGGCGCACCTTCAGGACCCGGAAGACCACCGTGTAGGTGCTGGCCGCGGCGAGCGCCCAGAGGGTGACGTACATGAGGATCGGCAGGTCGAGGAGGGCGCCGAGGCCGGTCATCACCAGGATCGAGACGAGGCGGTCGGCGCGCTCGGCGATGCCACCCTTGGCGTCCATGCCGAGCGACTCGGCGCGAGCCCGGGCGTACGACGTCACCGAGCCCATGACCAGGCACCACAGGGTCACGCAGAGGTAGAGGTAGCTGTCGCCCTGGTCCTTGCCCGTGCCGGCGAAGTAGAGCGCGAGACCACCGAAGATCGCGCCGTCGCCGATCCGGTCGAGGGTCGAGTCCCAGAAGGCGCCGAACTTCGACACCCGGCCCATCTCGCGGGCCATCCGCCCGTCGATCAGGTCGCTGAACACGAACGCCGTGATGAACAGGACGCCGATGAGCAGCTCACCCTGCGGGAAGAAGATCAGCGCGCCGGCGCTGACGCCGAGCGTGCCGACGAGGGTGACCGCGTCGGGACTGATGCCCATCCGGATGAACAGCCGCACGAACGGGTGCAGCACGGTCCCGGCCCAGAACTCCTTGAAGCGCTCCAACACGGCGCGAAACCTACCCCTGCCAGTGCTCGGCGAGCAGATCGCGGGTGTCCCCGAGCAGCTGCGGCAGGGTCTTGGT
Above is a genomic segment from Nocardioides aromaticivorans containing:
- the pgsA gene encoding phosphatidylinositol phosphate synthase, translating into MLERFKEFWAGTVLHPFVRLFIRMGISPDAVTLVGTLGVSAGALIFFPQGELLIGVLFITAFVFSDLIDGRMAREMGRVSKFGAFWDSTLDRIGDGAIFGGLALYFAGTGKDQGDSYLYLCVTLWCLVMGSVTSYARARAESLGMDAKGGIAERADRLVSILVMTGLGALLDLPILMYVTLWALAAASTYTVVFRVLKVRRQALAAEAATEPPTGEPQA